Proteins from a single region of Hydra vulgaris chromosome 12, alternate assembly HydraT2T_AEP:
- the LOC100201113 gene encoding epsin-2 — translation MALRRQVKNVVRNFSDIEVKVRESTSNDPWGPSSSLTSEIADATYNVQAFSEIMVMLWKRINDHGKNWRHVYKSLVVLDYIVKTGSERVAQQCRENIFAIKTLKDFQFIDKDGKDQGINVREKSKALVALLKDDERLKAERERALKAKERFTQSQGGIGNTSYPGNKKSAISKYSGSKGSMDDSNIPSQSWQPSKNQEDSRSTDGRITSELEKVRPSNEFEEEMQLQIALAMSKEEAERERKSEDVAFQIAVNNSTAAASSTLLNLTDSVYNPQSKPEGDPWSCSHPQSTPLVHQDPWGKSNTQTFFQPSNVTSVPLVDPWSTSTKNPVDPWTAPSSYLPSPQQPDLWSGQDSLMTQSPFKAQSYSPPPLYEPFQNDVSKLNVYNQTLAATKNNQSESNASHTFLKNGAHLVDVDNIIKPANNQSFHNPFMSSVPATNTNPFLQDKPKPKSINELRNNKSFAVPGPGGDTLLPAPLQPTNNSGNNPFLL, via the coding sequence ATGGCTTTAAGAAGACAGGTGAAAAATGTGGTAAGAAACTTCTCTGATATAGAAGTTAAAGTTAGAGAATCTACCAGTAATGATCCATGGGGTCCATCAAGTTCATTAACTAGTGAAATAGCAGATGCTACTTATAATGTGCAAGCATTTAGTGAGATTATGGTGATGTTATGGAAAAGAATAAATGATCACGGTAAAAATTGGCGACATGTGTACAAGTCACTTGTTGTTCTTGATTATATAGTTAAAACAGGTAGTGAGCGTGTTGCTCAACAGTGTAGAGAAAATATatttgctataaaaactttgaaggattttcaatttattgataaagacGGAAAAGATCAAGGGATTAATGTTAGAGAGAAATCAAAGGCACTTGTTGCTCTGCTTAAGGATGATGAACGGTTAAAAGCTGAACGAGAACGTGCGTTAAAAGCGAAAGAAAGATTTACCCAGTCTCAGGGTGGTATTGGAAATACAAGTTATCCAGGAAACAAAAAATCTGCAATTTCAAAATACTCAGGCTCTAAAGGGAGTATGGATGACTCAAATATTCCTTCACAATCTTGGCAACCTTCTAAGAATCAAGAAGATTCTCGATCAACAGATGGACGCATAACCTCAGAATTAGAAAAAGTACGCCCTTCAAATGAATTCGAAGAAGAAATGCAACTTCAAATTGCACTAGCAATGAGTAAAGAAGAAGCAGAACGTGAACGAAAATCAGAAGATGTTGCTTTCCAAATAGCGGTAAATAATTCAACTGCTGCAGCAAGTTCCACTCTTCTTAATTTGACTGATTCAGTTTATAATCCTCAATCCAAACCAGAAGGCGATCCCTGGAGTTGTTCTCATCCTCAATCCACACCTTTAGTTCACCAAGATCCGTGGGGGAAATCTAAtactcaaactttttttcaaccTTCAAATGTTACATCTGTTCCCTTAGTTGATCCATGGTCAACCTCTACCAAAAATCCAGTTGATCCTTGGACTGCTCCTTCGTCTTACTTGCCTTCTCCACAACAACCAGATCTATGGAGTGGACAAGATTCATTAATGACTCAAAGTCCATTCAAAGCCCAATCATACTCTCCACCTCCCTTATATGAACCATTTCAAAATgatgtttcaaaattaaatgtttataatcaaACGTTGgcagcaacaaaaaataatcaaagtgAAAGTAATGCTTCTCATACGTTCCTAAAAAATGGTGCACACTTAGTTGATGTTGATAACATAATAAAACCAGCTAACAATCAATCTTTTCACAATCCGTTTATGTCCAGTGTACCCGCAACTAATACAAATCCGTTTTTACAAGATAAGCCGAAACCTAAGTCGATCAACGAGcttagaaataataaatcttttgcTGTACCTGGCCCTGGAGGTGATACATTGCTACCTGCACCATTGCAGCCAACAAATAATTCAGGAAATAACCCTTTTCTCTTGTAG